From the genome of Sphingobacterium sp. UGAL515B_05:
GAAATTGTGACGAAGAGATTATTTTTTGAAAAGTTTTCAATTTTTTTTGATTTATAAATATTAAGCCTTTCGTATGGCAAATAAAGAACAATTTATTGAGAAGGTCCAGGCCTCCTATAATCCCAAGGGAGCATTTATCTATCTGGGGGCGGGAATGCTCAATGGTGAAATTTTGGCAGAGGCAAAAGTGAATTTAGCCTTGAAAATGATGAACCGCCACGGACTTATTGCCGGGGCTACCGGAACCGGTAAAACGCGGACGCTACAATTGATTGCCGAACAGTTGTCGGATGCCTCTGTACCTGTATTTATGCTGGATGTCAAGGGCGATTTATCAGGCTTAGCAGAACCAGGTGTCACCAATCAAGCCCTTATTGATCGGGGAAACGCCGTGGGCGTGCCGTTTGAGCCGTCGTCATTTCCCGTTGAACTGTATTCACTTTCTGGCAATAAGGGGATTCCTATGCGGATTACCGTAGAAGATTTCGGACCGGTCTTGCTGGGCCGGATCCTGGAGCTCAATGAAACACAAACAGGGGTATTGGCCGCAATGTTTAAATATGCGCAAGATCATCAAATGCCATTGATCGATTTTTCAGATACCAAAAAACTACTAAGCTACCTTTCAGAAGGACCTGGTAGCGAAGAAATCAAAAGCGATTATGGTAAGATTAGTTCCGCAAGCTCGGGAACTATTCTGCGTAAAATCGTCGCTTTGGAGCAGCAAGGTTTGGCTCATATCTTTGGCGAGAAAGAGTTTGATATCAACGATTTGTTTCAAAAAGTGGATGGGAAAGGCGTGATTAGCCTGTTGAATATTTCCGATGTGCAAGATCAGCCCATACTGTATTCTACATTCTTATTGAGTTTATTGGCACAATTGTTTAAAAATATGCCCGAAGTGGGCGACCTGGATAAACCGAAGCTGGTCTTTTTCTTTGATGAAGCCCATCTGCTGTTCAACGGAGCTCCTAAAGCCTTTTTGACACAGGTGGATCAGATTATTCGTCTTATCCGTTCGAAGGGGATAGGTGTTTTCTTTTGTACACAGTCTCCAACCGATGTGCCGGAGTCTGTATTGGCGCAATTGGGAAATCGGGTGCAGCATGCATTGCGTGCCTTTACACCCAACGATGCTGAAAACTTAAAGAAGACAGTTAAAACCTATCCAAAATCTGATTTTTATGAAATTGATCAGGTTTTGACCGCTTTGGGGACGGGACAGGCATTGATTACCGTATTGAATGACAAAGGTATTCCGACAGAGGTTGTTGCTACGCATTTGGTGCCGGCACGTGCCGTTATGGGGCCTGCAGCTGATGCAACAATCAGCCAGATTATCAATCAGTCTGATTTGAAAGCTAAGTACCAGGAGCGACAGGAAAATCGTTCTGCGGCTGAAATCATAGATGAAAGAATGCAGGCTGCGGAGCAGGAGCAACAACGTGAGGCGCAGGAAAAAGAAGCAGAGAAGGCAAGTCGGCCTTCTTCCCGGAGACAGACGCCTTTGGAGGCTGCACAACGAACTGCGACAACGACTCTCGCACGGGAAGGAGTTAAGTTTTTGGGCAAACTAGCGACGGGATTATTAAACGCATTCTTAAAAAAGAAATAATACTAATTTTTTGATTCTTTTCGTTTCAATACTATACCTTTGAAGGTGGAGCTGAACTTAGCTAAATTTGCTTTTAAGGGCAAATTTAGCTAAGTTTGCGGACGAAAAGAAAATTCTATTAACGCAATTTAAATATGAGTAAACCAACCCTTTTGATTTTGGCAGCAGGTATGGCTAGCCGGTATGGTTCTTTAAAACAAGTAGACGGTTTTGGCCCACACGGCGAGACAATTATTGACTATTCAATTTACGATGCCATTCGCGCAGGATTCGGAAAAGTTGTGTTCATTATCCGGGAAGAATTTCTGGAAAAGATGAAATCGGTATTTGATGAAAAATTGAAAGGTAAAATAGAAGTAGATTACGCTTTTCAAGATTTTGACCTAACGAAATTCGGTGTTAACCACGTTATTGAAAGAACTAAACCTTGGGGTACTGCCCATGCGGTGATGAGCGCTAAGGATAAAGTGCATGAACCTTTTTGTGTAATCAATGCAGACGATTTCTATGGCTCGGATTCTTTTCAAAAAATGGCCCAATTCTTAACAACCGAAGTTTCTGATGAGCAAATGTCATTGATGGGCTTCCAGGTTGGAAATACCATGTCTGATTATGGTTATGTTTCACGCGGAGTATGTGAGGTTACCCCTTCTGGACACATGGAAAGTGTAACTGAACGTACAAATATATATTACAAAGGTGAAGGTGACGATCGCAAAATCGTTTATGAAGAAAATGGTGTTGAAACAGACCTAGATCCAAAAACCCGCGTTTCGATGAATTTTTGGGGTTTTACACCAAAGATTTTCGAAGTGGCCCAGGCGATGTTTCCTGCATTTGTTGAGGAAAATAAGGAGAATTTAAAAGCAGAATTTTTTATTCCTTCTGTACCGGATTATATGGTGAAACATAAGTTGGCTGATTTTAAAGTGATCCCAACTTCTTCGAAATGGTTTGGCGTAACTTATAAAGAAGATAAACCTATCGTACAAGAATCGATTTCGAAATTAGTAGCTGATGGAATATATCCTGAAAAGTTATTTTAAGAGCTAAAAGAAATAGCTTATCTTTCACCTGTATTGTCAAGCAATACAGGTTTTTTTTTGACCTGTGCGCTAGATTAATTGAGCAGAAATAGATCTTAGATGAAAAAAATTCTTAAGGTGTTTGGTTATATTATTTTAGGATTGTTGTCTTTTTGTGTGCTCTATATTGTTGCTGAATACAGCCTGTCAAGAATTTCGGCTCCAAAGAAGAATATAGACGAAGAGAAGACGATTCAGGTTTTTGTTCAGTCCAATGGTATTCATACCGATATTGTATTGCCTGTCGTTAACGAAGAGATAGATTGGTCGCAACTATTTCCTTATGGGAATACAGTTGGGAAACATAGCGGATATCGGTATGTGGGTATCGGTTGGGGTGATAAAGGATTCTATTTGGATACACCAGAATGGAAGGATTTAAAAGCATCGACGGCCTTTGTTGCTGCCTTTGGATTGGGGGAGTCTGCCATTCATGTGACCTATTACAATACGGTTCAGCAGGATGAGTTATGTTTTGCTTATCAGATCAGTAGATCCCAATACCGGGATCTGATAAAATATATAGAAGATTCGTTGGATCGAAATCAAGCGGAAACTATTTTGGTGAAAACAGATGCACAGTATGGTGACTCAGACGCTTTTTATGAAGCAAAGGGAGCCTATAGCATGTTTTATTCTTGCAATACCTGGACAAATAATGCCTTAAAGAAGGCGGCTATGCCAGCAGGTATATGGGCGACATTGGACAAAGGGATATTAAGTCACTATAAGAATAAGAAGTAGCTAGAAATCCATCAGCAGGATCGCGCTGAATGTGAAGTGAGATCGTGAAAATGATAGACATAAAAAAAGCTCCAGGATTAATCCCGGAGCTTTTTTTATGAGGAGGAGTGATTACTTCACTTCTTCGTAATCTACGTCAGTTACATCATCACCACCTTGGTTTCCACCTTGAGCTTGACCTGCATCACCTTGAGGTTGATTATTCAGACCTTTAGGTAATCCATTGCAGACGCTTGAATCATAAAATCGAATATTGATCCACAAGAGCATTTCATATAACAAAATCAACATGTTCATGAAAAAAAGGTGTACAGAAACGATAAAGAAATGATGTTTGTGAAAAAATATTATGCAACAACAACCAACAAATGAATTACAGCACTATCTCGAACTTGAAATACTAACAGTTTCCAACTTCAATACCAAGGTGATCCGAGCTACAGGAAAAGATAACCCTTCTGATGATGAATCTATTCCAACCTTCGCAACATCGACATTGTTCTAATCAAATTCCAAAAAATTATCCATTCTTATAATGGTCATGAATTGCATATTAATCGAAGATGAGCCACTGGCTATAAGGCAGATTTCTCAATATG
Proteins encoded in this window:
- a CDS encoding helicase HerA-like domain-containing protein, with the protein product MANKEQFIEKVQASYNPKGAFIYLGAGMLNGEILAEAKVNLALKMMNRHGLIAGATGTGKTRTLQLIAEQLSDASVPVFMLDVKGDLSGLAEPGVTNQALIDRGNAVGVPFEPSSFPVELYSLSGNKGIPMRITVEDFGPVLLGRILELNETQTGVLAAMFKYAQDHQMPLIDFSDTKKLLSYLSEGPGSEEIKSDYGKISSASSGTILRKIVALEQQGLAHIFGEKEFDINDLFQKVDGKGVISLLNISDVQDQPILYSTFLLSLLAQLFKNMPEVGDLDKPKLVFFFDEAHLLFNGAPKAFLTQVDQIIRLIRSKGIGVFFCTQSPTDVPESVLAQLGNRVQHALRAFTPNDAENLKKTVKTYPKSDFYEIDQVLTALGTGQALITVLNDKGIPTEVVATHLVPARAVMGPAADATISQIINQSDLKAKYQERQENRSAAEIIDERMQAAEQEQQREAQEKEAEKASRPSSRRQTPLEAAQRTATTTLAREGVKFLGKLATGLLNAFLKKK
- a CDS encoding sugar phosphate nucleotidyltransferase → MSKPTLLILAAGMASRYGSLKQVDGFGPHGETIIDYSIYDAIRAGFGKVVFIIREEFLEKMKSVFDEKLKGKIEVDYAFQDFDLTKFGVNHVIERTKPWGTAHAVMSAKDKVHEPFCVINADDFYGSDSFQKMAQFLTTEVSDEQMSLMGFQVGNTMSDYGYVSRGVCEVTPSGHMESVTERTNIYYKGEGDDRKIVYEENGVETDLDPKTRVSMNFWGFTPKIFEVAQAMFPAFVEENKENLKAEFFIPSVPDYMVKHKLADFKVIPTSSKWFGVTYKEDKPIVQESISKLVADGIYPEKLF
- a CDS encoding TIGR02117 family protein gives rise to the protein MKKILKVFGYIILGLLSFCVLYIVAEYSLSRISAPKKNIDEEKTIQVFVQSNGIHTDIVLPVVNEEIDWSQLFPYGNTVGKHSGYRYVGIGWGDKGFYLDTPEWKDLKASTAFVAAFGLGESAIHVTYYNTVQQDELCFAYQISRSQYRDLIKYIEDSLDRNQAETILVKTDAQYGDSDAFYEAKGAYSMFYSCNTWTNNALKKAAMPAGIWATLDKGILSHYKNKK